In Torulaspora delbrueckii CBS 1146 chromosome 1, complete genome, one genomic interval encodes:
- the PUS7 gene encoding pseudouridine synthase PUS7 (similar to Saccharomyces cerevisiae PUS7 (YOR243C); ancestral locus Anc_8.671) — protein sequence MSEPIIDAKRQLEEVPGDSSDSKRLKTQVAEQEAVDDGLHESDVGIVQYLSKEIPGFSGQIKQRYTDFLVHEIDEEGNVVHLKDKGFKMPKKERPSAEESKAQHEIEHKRRQEFEVKPELRQQLVELLTEDDVKKIEDVFRTAQKMETTKSFDDKGERTKIHQLLREAFNNELESVTTDTNTFKIARSGRKTRVSRQALVEQNKDANGVENWGYGPTKDFLHFTLYKENKDTMDAVNLLTKFLRMPTRAIRFAGTKDRRGVTCQRLSVSHIGVDRLNALNRTLKGMVCGGFKFDDKSLNLGDLKGNEFVIVIRNAKVPDDSKMSLEQVVENGTKLLSQNGFVNYFGMQRFGTFSISTHAVGKELLSGHWEQAAELILSDQNNVLPKSKEARQIWAETKDPTLALKKMPRQCLAENALLHSLSSQRKDGNNFSNNAYYTAVMKIPRNLRTMYVHAYQSYVWNAVASKRIELYGLEVIEGDLVIIDSSKPREVEEVEEDEFDEDLRDAKFVRARPLTKADIESRKYTINDVVLPTPGFDVVYPANKSLLDFYVEIMKEDNMDPFDMKRKVRDFSLAGSYRALIQKPTELEYKIVSYTEPTQQLVNTDLEILNNQKGKDNSQKYMKDKLERFVPDKGGDKKAVILKFQLGVSAYATMALRELMKIESSRRGDMCDVKV from the coding sequence ATGTCTGAACCTATTATTGATGCCAAGAGACAGCTAGAGGAAGTTCCTGGAGACTCTTCCGACTCGAAAAGGTTAAAAACTCAGGTAGCTGAGCAGGAAGCCGTCGACGATGGCTTGCATGAGTCAGATGTTGGAATTGTACAATACTTGAGCAAGGAAATACCTGGTTTCAGTGGTCAGATCAAACAGCGGTACACCGACTTCCTAGTGCATGAGATCGACGAAGAAGGGAATGTTGTTCATTTAAAGGACAAAGGATTTAAGATGCCCAAGAAAGAACGTCCTTCAGCTGAGGAAAGCAAGGCACAACATGAGATTGAGCATAAGAGAAgacaagagtttgaagtGAAGCCGGAACTGAGGCAGCAATTAGTTGAATTGCTGACCGAAGATGAcgtgaagaagattgaggACGTTTTTCGTACTGCTCAAAAGATGGAAACCACTAAGAGCTTCGATGACAAGGGTGAGAGAACAAAGATCCATCAACTGCTGCGTGAAGCCTTTAACAACGAATTGGAATCGGTCACAACGGACACAaacactttcaagatcGCTAGGAGTGGTAGAAAAACGAGAGTGAGTAGACAAGCTCTTGTTGAACAGAACAAGGATGCCAATGGTGTTGAAAACTGGGGATATGGACCAACTAAagattttcttcatttcaCTCTGTACAAAGAGAATAAGGATACCATGGATGCAGTCAATctcttgaccaaatttttgCGTATGCCAACTCGTGCAATCAGATTTGCAGGAACCAAAGACAGAAGAGGTGTGACGTGTCAGAGGCTCTCAGTTTCTCATATTGGTGTGGATAGACTGAACGCCCTCAACAGGACGCTGAAGGGTATGGTCTGCGGTGGCTTTAAATTTGACGATAAAAGTCTAAATCTTGGTGATCTAAAAGGTAACGAATTCGTCATTGTCATCAGAAATGCCAAAGTTCCAGATGATTCTAAAATGAGCCTCGAACAGGTTGTCGAAAATGGCACGAAGTTGCTAAGTCAAAATGGTTTTGTCAACTACTTTGGTATgcaaagatttggaactttCAGCATTTCGACTCACGCCGTTGGGAAAGAACTACTGTCTGGTCACTGGGAACAAGCTGCAGAATTGATTCTTTCCGACCAGAATAATGTGTTGCCAAaatcaaaagaagcaagaCAAATTTGGGCTGAGACTAAGGACCCAACTTTAGCACTCAAAAAGATGCCAAGACAATGCCTTGCTGAGAATGCCCTTCTTCATTCGCTTTCCTCACAGAGAAAAGACGGTaacaacttttcaaataatgCATATTATACTGCTGTCATGAagattccaagaaacttgagGACCATGTACGTTCATGCATACCAAAGCTATGTATGGAACGCTGTCGCTAGCAAAAGGATCGAGCTATATGGTCTTGAAGTGATAGAAGGGGATCTCGTGATAATCGATTCGAGCAAACCTCgagaggttgaagaagttgaggaagatgagtttgatgaagatctgCGTGATGCTAAGTTTGTTCGCGCTAGGCCGTTGACAAAGGCGGACATCGAATCTAGGAAATATACGATCAACGATGTTGTTCTGCCAACGCCCGGTTTCGACGTGGTATACCCTGCCAATAAATCTTTATTAGATTTTTATGTTGAGATAATGAAAGAAGACAACATGGATCCATTTGAcatgaagaggaaagtACGTGATTTTTCCCTTGCTGGCTCTTATAGAgctttgattcaaaaacCTACTGAGCTGGAGTACAAGATTGTCAGCTACACTGAACCTACTCAACAGCTTGTCAATACCGATCTCGAGATTTTAAATAACCAAAAAGGAAAGGATAATAGCCAAAAATATATGAAGGACAAGcttgaaagatttgttcCTGATAAAGGTGGTGACAAGAAAGCTgtcattttgaaattccaaCTTGGTGTCTCTGCGTACGCAACCATGGCATTGCGTgagttgatgaagatagaATCCTCACGTAGAGGCGACATGTGTGACGTTAAAGTCTAA
- the ESA1 gene encoding NuA4 histone acetyltransferase complex catalytic subunit ESA1 (similar to Saccharomyces cerevisiae ESA1 (YOR244W); ancestral locus Anc_8.673): MSPDEEKKPGIPRKIQNVEEIIMKCECYVEKDGEERLAEILSINSRRSPPKFYVHYVDFNKRLDEWITADRINLEKDVMFPRPKTAEEDINKQKKKKKKTPGPSTGESGDQRSESPEATDVMDLEDLNVQGLQDEELSREDEIKKLRTSGSMTQNPHEVARVRNINRVIMGRFQIEPWYFSPYPIELTDEDVVYIDDFTLQYFGSRKQYERYRKKCTLRHPPGNEIYRDDYVSFFEIDGRQQRTWCRNLCLLSKLFLDHKTLYYDVDPFLFYCMTRRDELGHHLVGYFSKEKESADGYNVACILTLPQYQRMGYGRLLIEFSYELSKQEGKVGSPEKPLSDLGLLSYRAYWADTLITILADHGREITIDEISSMTSMTTTDILHTAKTLNILRYYKGQHIIFLNDDIMKRYDQLFSKPRRRITPSKLVWKPPIFTASQLRFAW; the protein is encoded by the coding sequence ATGAGTCCCGACGAGGAGAAGAAGCCGGGtataccaagaaagatcCAAAATGTGGAGGAAATTATTATGAAATGTGAGTGTTATGTTGAAAAAGATGGCGAAGAAAGACTGGCTGAGATACTGTCGATTAATTCTAGACGATCTCCTCCAAAATTTTATGTCCACTACGTGGACTTCAATAAACGGCTAGATGAATGGATTACGGCAGACCGAATaaatttggagaaggaCGTCATGTTTCCGCGACCTAAGACAGCAGAAGAGGATATCaacaagcaaaagaagaagaagaagaagactcCCGGGCCTTCAACCGGAGAGTCCGGTGATCAACGTTCAGAATCACCGGAGGCGACCGATGTTATGGACTTGGAAGATTTAAATGTGCAGGGATTACAGGATGAAGAGTTATCGCGagaagatgaaatcaaaAAACTTCGGACTTCTGGCTCCATGACGCAGAATCCTCATGAAGTGGCTCGTGTAAGAAACATCAACCGTGTTATAATGGGAAGATTTCAAATCGAGCCGTGGTATTTTTCGCCGTACCCGATTGAGCTCACAGACGAGGACGTCGTTTACATCGATGATTTTACTTTGCAATATTTTGGATCCAGAAAGCAGTATGAACGCTATAGAAAAAAATGTACACTGCGACATCCTCCGGGGAACGAAATTTATAGAGATGATTATGTGTCATTTTTCGAGATCGACGGCAGGCAACAGAGGACATGGTGCCGAAACTTATGTTTACTTTCAAAACTTTTTCTTGACCATAAGACGTTGTACTACGATGTGGATCCGTTCTTATTTTATTGCATGACCAGAAGAGATGAACTGGGGCATCATTTAGTTGGATATTTTTCTAAGGAGAAAGAATCTGCGGACGGCTATAATGTTGCCTGTATCTTAACTTTGCCACAGTATCAACGAATGGGGTACGGGAGACTTTTGATTGAATTCTCATACGAACTCTCCAAACAAGAAGGCAAAGTTGGCTCTCCTGAGAAGCCGCTCTCGGACTTAGGTTTATTATCATACAGAGCGTATTGGGCTGATACGCTCATCACCATACTTGCTGATCATGGGCGTGAGATTACAATCGACGAGATTAGCTCAATGACATCCATGACGACAACTGATATCCTGCATACAGCCAAGACCTTGAATATCTTGAGATATTACAAGGGGCAGCATATAATCTTCCTCAATGATGACATAATGAAGAGGTATGACCAGCTGTTTTCAAAaccaagaaggagaatTACACCCTCGAAACTTGTTTGGAAGCCGCCTATCTTCACAGCTTCACAGTTGCGGTTTGCATGGTAA
- the DGA1 gene encoding diacylglycerol O-acyltransferase (similar to Saccharomyces cerevisiae DGA1 (YOR245C); ancestral locus Anc_8.675), which translates to MRDTEFEQKLRQRTRVDRTELTKPVSGSTTPDTPLPEDDDKAKAKGGFFNSLRDEMSSYRSDRSRKSSGGQFGEEGLVPHYGLPRLDACCSIQTPMRRRLQTAVVAWHISSFVFLAVLSIYALSNPMLWFASIPYTIYFIFDRAPGNGGVVKRGSHWFRSLPIWTWYCEYFPINLDRTTPLKPTYTEKKPSPSEKTKKSSIFNPKSWKLFRRTEKYELTGPRYIFGYHPHGIGALGAFGAIGTEGCGWSKKFPGINVSLMTLVAQFHVPLYRDYLLALGISAVTRKNSLKVLERNHSICIVVGGARESLMSSIGSVDLVLKRRKGFIRLALESGNVSLVPVFGFGETDCYNIVHTSENSFSHKVQLWMKKNYGFTIPIFYARGLFNYDFGFLPFRTPITVLTGNPIYVEKKISNPTPEQVDHYHDLYVEELKKLYYDNRHKYGYGTVEMQIAG; encoded by the coding sequence ATGAGAGATACGGAATTTGAGCAGAAATTACGCCAGCGAACTAGGGTCGATAGAACGGAGCTTACGAAGCCTGTCAGTGGTAGTACGACTCCTGACACTCCTCTTCCGGAGGACGATGACAAGGCCAAAGCCAAAGGGGGGTTTTTTAATTCTTTGCGCGATGAGATGTCCTCATATCGGTCGGATAGGAGTAGGAAATCTAGTGGTGGACAGTTCGGTGAGGAAGGTTTGGTCCCTCATTATGGGCTTCCTAGGTTGGATGcatgttgttcaattcaGACTCCAATGCGTAGAAGATTGCAGACTGCGGTTGTGGCATGGCACATCTCATCGTTTGTGTTTTTAGCTGTGCTTTCGATCTATGCGTTATCAAATCCGATGCTGTGGTTTGCGTCTATTCCTTATACGATTTATTTTATCTTCGATAGAGCACCTGGGAATGGTGGTGTGGTTAAGAGGGGATCGCATTGGTTTAGGTCCTTGCCCATTTGGACTTGGTATTGTGAGTATTTTCCTATCAACTTAGATAGGACCACACCATTAAAACCAACTTACacagagaagaaaccatcACCGAGTGAAAAGACTAAaaaatcatcgatttttAACCCAAAGTCCTGGAAACTCTTTAGGCGAACTGAAAAGTATGAACTGACCGGTCCGCGCTACATCTTTGGTTACCATCCTCATGGTATCGGGGCTCTGGGAGCTTTCGGTGCCATTGGTACTGAAGGTTGTGGCTGGTCCAAGAAGTTTCCAGGTATAAATGTCTCCTTGATGACGTTGGTTGCACAGTTTCATGTCCCATTGTACAGGGATTACTTATTAGCGTTGGGAATCAGTGCAGTCACAAggaaaaactctttgaaagttctCGAGAGGAACCACTCCATTTGTATTGTCGTCGGTGGAGCTAGAGAGTCACTGATGAGCAGTATTGGTTCAGTGGATTTAGtactgaaaagaaggaaggGGTTTATTAGGCTTGCTTTAGAGAGCGGTAACGTATCCTTAGTTCCTGTCTTTGGGTTTGGTGAAACTGATTGTTACAACATCGTACATACAAGTGAGAACTCTTTCTCTCATAAGGTCCAACtctggatgaagaagaactacGGTTTTACCATCCCAATATTCTACGCTCGTGGACTGTTCAATTACGACTTCGGTTTCCTTCCATTTAGGACGCCCATCACAGTACTGACAGGCAATCCGATCTATGtggaaaagaaaatatCAAACCCAACACCGGAACAAGTAGATCATTACCACGATCTGTACGTTGAGGAACTAAAGAAGCTCTATTACGATAATAGACACAAGTACGGTTACGGTACAGTAGAGATGCAAATTGCCGGTTAA
- the PRP46 gene encoding mRNA splicing protein PRP46 (similar to Saccharomyces cerevisiae PRP46 (YPL151C); ancestral locus Anc_8.672), with amino-acid sequence MVAEDDFNVFEEAEQFYTGTRWRNQFTCMAKLPAHLQEIIDNKKSVLQRYDLYAQSCYGGGDSKQLIEFNKKAEEPSKAMIKKVYNYAGGQHSVMERQEQLISQKPSWHAPWKLIRVINGHIGWVRCVEVDPVDNAWYATGSNDTSIKVWDLASGKLKLTLSGHIMTVRDLAISERHPYMFSASEDKTIKCWDLEKNMVIRNYHGHLSGVHTVSLHPTLDLVVSAGRDSVVKLWDMRTRVPVMNLIGHKSPINKVRCLPVDPQIISCSTDANIRLWDITAGKSAKILTHHKRSVRDFALHPSEFSMASACTDDIRSWKLPEGILLTNFQSTSTGIINSLSINHDDVLFAGGDDGTLSFYDYKSGHKYQSLLTTEIPGSLESERGILCSSFDQTGLRLITGEIDKSIKIWKQEESATPDSNPGLPWNPAMSSQRF; translated from the coding sequence ATGGTGGCGGAAGATGATTTtaatgtctttgaagaggcAGAACAGTTTTACACGGGAACACGATGGCGTAATCAGTTTACTTGCATGGCTAAGCTGCCAGCCCACCTGCAAGAGATAATTGATAATAAAAAGAGTGTGCTACAGAGGTACGATCTTTATGCACAGAGTTGTTACGGCGGTGGAGATTCAAAACAGCTTATCGAGTTCAATAAGAAAGCTGAAGAACCTAGTAAAGCCATGATTAAGAAGGTATATAATTATGCGGGCGGTCAGCATTCGGTGATGGAGAGACAAGAACAATTAATTTCACAAAAACCCAGCTGGCATGCTCCCTGGAAGCTCATACGGGTTATCAATGGCCACATTGGATGGGTCAGATGTGTTGAAGTAGACCCCGTTGACAATGCTTGGTATGCGACCGGTAGCAACGACACTAGTATCAAAGTGTGGGATTTGGCCTCTGGTAAATTGAAACTGACACTATCTGGCCATATAATGACCGTCAGAGATCTGGCTATCTCGGAACGACATCCCTACATGTTTTCTGCAAGTGAGGATAAAACAATCAAGTGTTGGGACCTGGAGAAAAACATGGTAATCAGAAACTATCATGGTCATCTATCAGGGGTGCATACCGTATCCTTACACCCTACATTGGACCTTGTAGTATCCGCTGGGCGGGATAGTGTCGTGAAATTGTGGGACATGCGAACCAGAGTACCCGTGATGAACCTTATCGGTCACAAGAGTCCCATTAATAAGGTTCGCTGTCTACCGGTAGACCCCCAGATAATAAGCTGCTCAACCGATGCCAACATACGTTTGTGGGATATAACAGCGGGCAAAAGTGCCAAGATCCTAACGCACCATAAGCGATCAGTCAGAGATTTTGCACTACATCCATCCGAATTCTCCATGGCCTCAGCTTGTACTGATGATATAAGGTCATGGAAACTTCCTGAAGGGATTCTACTGACGAATTTTCAGTCGACATCAACGGGCATTATCAACTCTCTAAGCATTAACCATGACGATGTCCTGTTTGCGGGTGGAGATGATGGCACCTTATCATTTTACGACTACAAATCAGGTCACAAGTACCAATCCCTACTCACCACAGAAATTCCTGGATCTCTAGAGAGTGAACGCGGTATTCTGTGCAGTAGTTTTGACCAGACCGGCCTGCGGTTGATAACCGGGGAAATAGACAAGAGCATCAAGATATGGAAGCAGGAAGAAAGCGCTACACCAGACAGCAATCCAGGGCTCCCATGGAACCCAGCGATGTCGTCGCAGAGATTCTGA
- the MET7 gene encoding tetrahydrofolate synthase (similar to Saccharomyces cerevisiae MET7 (YOR241W); ancestral locus Anc_8.669): MRLSLPLRMSAKSYQDAVTALNTLQSNYANIMAIRESGDRKNQMNIWEMQEWSRRIGYKVRDFNRLNVIHITGTKGKGSTAAFTSSILGKYRDRIPKVGLYTSPHLRSVRERIRINDDPISEDKFTKYFFEVWDKLDETSSPLDKFPHMTPGSKPGYFKYLTLLSFHIFMQEGCSCCVYEVGVGGEFDSTNIIEKPTVCGITRLGIDHTFMLGDTIEEIAWNKGGILKMGSPAYTIPNQPVAGYKVLQERAAERKTTLKTTPIFDELKTIQLGIAGDFQIVNASLAVSLASQSLTSMGLLEKPVALERDANIPNQFIDGLINTRWEGRCQTLKRGDSTWYIDGAHTKDSIEAASAWFKQVTSKSKNKKVLLFNQQSRDADALINNLHQVLDPEVKFDTVVFTTNVTWNSGSYSADLVSMNTSKDQVEKLVVQKALAAHWNKLNHQVGNVHVTPDIETSYELLKEFKGPVDIFVVGSLHLVGGLLVVLDNRT; this comes from the coding sequence ATGAGATTGAGTTTGCCGTTGAGAATGTCCGCTAAAAGTTACCAGGATGCTGTTACTGCGCTGAACACGTTGCAGTCGAATTACGCAAATATCATGGCTATTAGAGAGTCTGGAGACCGTAAGAATCAGATGAACATTTGGGAAATGCAGGAGTGGTCTCGCAGGATTGGTTACAAAGTTCGTGATTTTAATAGGCTTAATGTTATCCATATTACTGGGACCAAGGGAAAGGGCTCAACTGCAGCTTTCACATCGTCGATTTTGGGCAAGTATAGGGACAGGATTCCCAAAGTTGGTCTCTACACTTCTCCACATTTGAGATCAGTCAGGGAGCGTATTAGAATTAATGATGATCCGATCTCTGAAGATAAATTCACGAagtatttttttgaagtttgGGATAAGTTAGATGAGACCTCTTCACCTCTGGATAAATTCCCACATATGACTCCCGGGAGCAAACCTGGCTATTTCAAATATCTGACTTTATTGTCGTTCCACATTTTCATGCAAGAAGGTTGCAGTTGTTGTGTCTACGAGGTTGGAGTTGGTGGAGAATTCGATAGCACGAATATAATAGAGAAACCAACTGTTTGTGGGATTACTAGACTGGGAATCGATCACACTTTCATGCTTGGCGACACTATAGAGGAGATCGCGTGGAATAAAGGTGGCATACTGAAGATGGGCTCTCCAGCTTATACTATCCCAAATCAGCCTGTCGCAGGTTACAAGGTTTTGCAAGAGAGGGCAGCTGAACGTAAGACAACTTTGAAGACGACACCAATTTTTGACGAGCTGAAGACGATTCAATTGGGCATCGCTGGTGATTTTCAGATCGTCAATGCATCCCTCGCAGTGAGCCTGGCCTCTCAATCTCTGACGTCAATGGGTCTACTTGAGAAGCCTGTGGCTCTGGAAAGAGACGCAAATATCCCAAATCAATTCATAGACGGTCTAATCAACACAAGGTGGGAAGGCAGGTGCCAAACGCTAAAGAGAGGCGACTCAACTTGGTATATTGATGGTGCCCACACCAAGGATAGTATTGAAGCAGCGTCTGCTTGGTTCAAACAGGTGACTTCGAAATCTAAGAACAAGAAAGTCCTGCTTTTCAACCAGCAAAGTAGAGACGCCGACGCCCTCATCAACAATTTACATCAAGTACTCGATCCAGAAGTGAAGTTTGATACAGTTGTATTCACTACCAACGTCACATGGAATTCTGGCTCCTACAGCGCAGATCTTGTTTCAATGAACACATCGAAAGATCAAGTAGAAAAGTTAGTTGTCCAAAAGGCACTGGCTGCCCACTGGAATAAACTTAACCATCAGGTGGGGAACGTTCATGTGACACCTGATATCGAAACTTCATATGAACTTCTTAAAGAGTTCAAGGGCCCAGTCGATATTTTCGTTGTTGGGTCGCTTCACCTAGTAGGTGGATTACTTGTTGTACTCGACAATCGTACCTaa
- the SSP2 gene encoding Ssp2p (similar to Saccharomyces cerevisiae SSP2 (YOR242C); ancestral locus Anc_8.670), giving the protein MQRDDNLIAGNRLYDAIKNSENIPRSRVSSLSSFFSTSSVDQKSHSVFGFRKFAKTYLLGSGRRTSSNVADHRGSSLTSRQSMSRSNYVDGLLPARAQERTTYADFHRQLNMNELSAKILKAAEGVVDYHLDPYGVPQRVPDLFDEESKSESGAIIHFNYDSGEEEPQEDEEPSRSIVLANIPNNTGLGSILSQICGGPLECVLPRRNEGDNLLRQVQLDFLTTEGANAFMKYGSTNLFKINGVHLIPEWAKHTDTMFPALSAELFEEIPEICRCLIMKKYITNTKRYKHGDSSRERAPDVLDVAEIRHDFGIFGKVQDIAPIVSRKLCISISFYSVHSAIRAMDDYEDPSSALYKKYFKNWAVWYGKDITDRPCIEL; this is encoded by the coding sequence ATGCAGAGAGATGATAATCTGATTGCTGGCAATAGGCTCTATGATGCGATCAAAAATTCGGAAAATATACCACGTTCACGAGTGTCTTCATTATCCTCCTTCTTTTCTACTTCCTCAGtcgatcaaaaatctcatAGTGTTTTTGGTTTCAGAAAGTTTGCCAAGACCTATCTTTTAGGCTCTGGGAGAAGAACTTCGTCCAACGTGGCAGATCATCGGGGCTCTAGTCTTACCTCCCGTCAGAGCATGAGTCGTTCGAATTATGTTGATGGACTTCTTCCAGCGAGGGCTCAGGAAAGGACAACATATGCAGATTTTCATCGGCAGTTAAACATGAATGAATTAAGCGCTAAAATACTAAAGGCCGCTGAGGGAGTGGTCGATTACCATCTCGATCCCTATGGGGTACCTCAGAGGGTTCCTGACcttttcgatgaagaaagtaaATCGGAATCTGGTGCAATTATACATTTCAACTACGATTCAGGTGAAGAGGAGCCTCAGGAGGACGAGGAACCTTCAAGATCGATTGTTTTGGCAAACATACCGAATAATACTGGGCTTGGAAGCATTCTCTCACAGATATGCGGAGGGCCGTTGGAATGTGTACTTCCTCGCCGGAATGAAGGCGACAACCTCTTGAGACAAGTCCAATTGGATTTCCTCACGACAGAAGGAGCTAACGCTTTCATGAAATATGGTAGCActaatcttttcaagatcaatgGTGTTCACTTGATACCTGAATGGGCAAAGCATACAGATACCATGTTCCCAGCGTTGAGTGCagagctctttgaagaaataccaGAAATTTGTCGTTGCCtaataatgaagaagtatATTACCAATACCAAAAGGTACAAGCACGGGGATTCTTCAAGGGAGAGAGCTCCCGACGTTTTGGATGTGGCAGAAATAAGGCACGATTTTGGGATTTTTGGAAAGGTTCAAGATATTGCACCGATCGTTTCGAGAAAACTCTGTATTTCAATCAGTTTCTATTCTGTTCACAGCGCCATTCGTGCAATGGATGATTATGAGGATCCTAGTTCTGCCTTATATAAAAAATACTTCAAGAACTGGGCCGTTTGGTATGGCAAGGACATTACAGATCGACCTTGTATCGAATTATAA
- the RRD2 gene encoding peptidylprolyl isomerase RRD2 (similar to Saccharomyces cerevisiae RRD2 (YPL152W); ancestral locus Anc_8.674), whose protein sequence is MKLPEKRLLTKDDMQLWQNCQTKSDLLKFLCELADAVKGLENSQYSQPIGGSIQSVEALIECVDQCIENHPVESTGPSRFGKGEFRDLYDDISGRSSVLIKEKFGSLTDEQVAQLSVYFNESWGDKSRIDYGSGHELNFLCFLYGLYRCGVFDLAKDNRNLVLIVFMKYLKTMRVIETVYWLEPAGSHGVWGLDDYHFLPFLFGASQLSTHRHLKPKSIHNPEVVEMFSEKYLYFGCIDFINSVKTTASLRWHSPMLDDISGVKEWAKVYQGMVKMYDAEVLCKLPIMQHFYFSEFLPCPEGVSPARKHSHTKEDSCCGHDELRNTWGDCCGIKIPSAIAATQMQKKNHKPIPFD, encoded by the coding sequence ATGAAATTGCCTGAGAAGAGACTATTGACTAAGGATGATATGCAACTATGGCAAAATTGCCAGACAAAGAGTGATCTTCTAAAGTTCTTATGTGAACTGGCGGATGCCGTCAAAGGTCTTGAGAACTCGCAGTACAGTCAACCCATTGGTGGATCCATACAATCTGTTGAGGCACTCATAGAATGTGTCGATCAGTGCATTGAGAATCATCCGGTTGAATCTACTGGCCCATCAAGGTTCGGCAAAGGCGAGTTTCGTGACCTTTATGATGATATTTCAGGCCGTTCTAGCGtgctcatcaaagaaaagtTTGGTTCTCTAACAGATGAGCAAGTTGCTCAGCTCTCGGTCTACTTTAACGAATCGTGGGGGGATAAGAGTAGAATTGATTATGGATCGGGTCACGAATTAAACTTTCTATGTTTCCTTTATGGGCTTTACCGCTGCGGAGTATTTGACTTGGCTAAGGATAATAGAAATTTGGTGCTTATTGTATTCATGAAATACCTTAAAACTATGAGAGTAATAGAGACTGTATACTGGTTAGAGCCAGCGGGATCTCATGGTGTTTGGGGGCTCGATGATTACCACTTCTTACCTTTTCTCTTTGGAGCTTCTCAGCTATCGACTCATCGCCATTTAAAGCCCAAGTCGATTCACAATCCTGAAGTAGTTGAAATGTTCTCTGAGAAGTATCTTTACTTCGGGTGCATTGATTTCATAAATTCTGTCAAGACGACAGCTTCATTAAGGTGGCATTCTCCTATGTTAGATGACATAAGTGGTGTCAAGGAATGGGCAAAAGTGTATCAGGGTATGGTTAAGATGTATGATGCGGAAGTTCTCTGTAAACTTCCCATTATGCAACATTTTTATTTCAGTGAATTCCTGCCCTGTCCTGAAGGAGTTTCACCGGCAAGGAAGCATTCACAcaccaaagaagattcCTGTTGTGGTCATGATGAGTTGCGCAATACATGGGGTGATTGCTGCGGCATCAAAATTCCAAGTGCCATTGCAGCGACCCAGAtgcagaagaaaaatcacAAACCAATTCCCTTCGATTAA